A genomic segment from Nicotiana tabacum cultivar K326 chromosome 7, ASM71507v2, whole genome shotgun sequence encodes:
- the LOC107786084 gene encoding polygalacturonate 4-alpha-galacturonosyltransferase, producing the protein MALKRGSSGLGGSQRNRSTRSSSFPILVLIFCSFLAPLIFFVGRGLYTSIDHNDVSTTSSKQDLDWRERLALQQIKPLLTKEVIDIIKASTDDLGPLSLDSFRKNNLSASWRFVGQEIVDKHNVADVEVNKPSPIAADSKPEITRGKQHNLVKGDNSQFVDSPAKLARRQLRERKREKRAADLLKRDDDVTVKLENAAIERSKSVDSSVLGKYSIWRKENDNENTDSTVRLMRDQMIMARVYISIATMKKKLDLAQELQTRLKESQRALGDAGSDADLTRSAHEKMKAMGQVLSKAREQLYDCKLVTTKLRAMLQSADEQVRGLKRQSTFLSQLAAKTIPNGIHCLSMRLTIDYYLLPPEKRKFPRGENRENPDLFHYALFSDNVLAASVVVNSTIVNAKEPEKHVFHLVTDKLNFGAMNMWFLLNPPGKATIHVENVDEFKWLNSSYCPVLRQLESAAMKEYYFKAAHPNTLSAGSSNLKYRNPKYLSMLNHLRFYLPQVYPKLNKILFLDDDIVVQKDLTGLWSVDLHGKVNGAVETCGQSFHRFDKYLNFSNPHIARNFDPNACGWAYGMNMFDLKEWKKRDITGIYHKWQNMNEERVLWKLGTLPPGLITFYGLTHPLEKSWHVLGLGYNPSIDRSEIENAAVIHYNGNMKPWLELAMTKYRSYWTKYIKFDHPYIRSCKLSE; encoded by the exons ATGGCATTGAAGAGGGGATCATCAGGTTTAGGAGGCAGTCAAAGGAACAGAAGCACTAGATCTAGCAGCTTCCCTATTTTGGTTCTAATCTTCTGCTCATTCCTTGCTCCCTTGATTTTCTTTGTCGGCCGTGGCCTCTACACCTCAATTG ATCATAATGATGTTTCCACCACTTCAAGTAAACAG GATTTAGACTGGAGAGAGAGGCTTGCTCTGCAACAAATAAAACCCTTACTAACAAAAGAG GTGATTGATATCATTAAAGCCAGTACAGATGATTTAGGACCTCTCAGTCTTGATTCTTTTAGAAAGAACAATTTGTCTGCCTCATGGAGATTTGTCGGGCAAGAGATCGTGGATAAGCACAATGTAGCTGATGTAGAG GTAAATAAGCCAAGTCCAATAGCTGCAGATTCCAAACCAGAAATAACCAGAGGCAAACAGCATAATCTTGTTAAGG GGGATAATTCCCAGTTTGTGGATTCACCCGCTAAGTTGGCCAGAAGG CAACTGCGAGAGAGAAAACGCGAAAAGCGTGCTGCTGATTTACTCAAACGAGATGATGATGTGACTGTGAAACTTGAAAATGCTGCCATCGAGCGCTCCAAGTCAGTTGACTCTTCTGTGCTGGGGAAGTACAGTATATGGAGGAAAGAAAACGATAATGAGAACACTGATTCAACAGTACGCTTGATGCGAGATCAAATGATTATGGCAAGGGTGTACATAAGCATTGCTACAATGAAAAAGAAGCTTGACTTGGCCCAGGAGTTACAGACTCGGCTTAAAGAAAGTCAGCGTGCGTTAGGTGATGCAGGCTCTGATGCTGATTTAACACGCAg TGCACATGAGAAAATGAAAGCTATGGGTCAGGTGTTATCTAAAGCTAGAGAGCAGCTCTATGACTGCAAGCTTGTGACAACGAAACTGAGAGCAATGCTGCAATCTGCTGATGAGCAAGTCAGAGGTTTGAAGAGGCAGAGCACTTTTTTGAGCCAATTAGCGGCAAAGACTATACCTAATGGGATCCACTGCTTGTCCATGCGTTTGACCATTGACTATTACCTCCTTCCTCCTGAAAAAAGAAAGTTCCCTAGAGGCGAAAATAGGGAAAATCCTGATCTCTTCCATTATGCGTTATTTTCGGATAATGTTTTGGCTGCTTCAGTCGTTGTCAACTCCACTATTGTGAACGCTAAG GAACCAGAGAAACATGTATTTCATCTAGTCACTGATAAATTGAACTTTGGAGCTATGAACATGTGGTTTTTGTTGAATCCTCCTGGAAAAGCTACAATCCATGTTGAAAATGTTGATGAGTTCAAGTGGCTTAATTCTTCATATTGTCCTGTTCTGCGGCAGCTTGAATCTGCTGCTATGAAGGAGTACTATTTCAAGGCAGCTCATCCCAACACCCTATCTGCTGGTTCTTCTAATTTGAAGTACCGGAACCCCAAATATCTTTCTATGCTCAATCACCTAAGGTTTTATCTCCCTCAGGTTTATCCGAAATTGAataagatcctttttcttgatGATGACATTGTTGTTCAGAAAGACTTGACAGGATTGTGGTCAGTTGACCTTCATGGGAAAGTGAATGGTGCAGTTGAAACCTGTGGTCAGAGTTTTCACCGTTTTGACAAGTACCTAAACTTCTCAAATCCTCATATTGCTAGAAACTTTGATCCAAATGCCTGTGGGTGGGCATATGGGATGAACATGTTTGATCTTAAAGAGTGGAAGAAGAGAGATATAACTGGCATTTATCACAAGTGGCAAAACATG AATGAAGAGAGGGTCCTCTGGAAGCTGGGAACTCTACCTCCAGGGCTGATCACATTTTACGGGCTTACACATCCACTAGAGAAGTCGTGGCATGTGCTAGGTTTGGGATACAATCCAAGCATTGACCGGTCAGAAATTGAGAATGCAGCTGTGATACATTACAATGGTAACATGAAACCATGGCTAGAGTTGGCAATGACAAAGTACAGGTCATACTGGACCAAATATATAAAGTTTGACCATCCATACATTCGCAGCTGTAAGCTTAGTGAATGA